One Synechococcus sp. CC9605 genomic window carries:
- a CDS encoding UPF0182 family protein produces MRRLLLLLPLVVVAARMQIEWLWFNQFNLANVLLERWLLQVLLAGVAMLPLLAARAWSRQFRQQRLTSSQGISLRGWPYGIALLICAVVVLISALLTLDLLALAISDPFQLGDWQSNVWPHSRIGSVVKLVQVGGIGLAMTWLRLRPWLGRIVAASWVVVVSRTWGIWSLALWIPNESTKDPLLGADLSFGLGRFAGLHLALDLLLLGATFTLVFELWRVLASSQAISDWASPAFSPRQMRLIRLLSALLLFGAAGLVWLSRHQLLWTQHGLVAGAGWLQAHMTLPLRGFATLLLLLMGLALLLPCQRRLRQFLALALATLVMLETLATPLTRWLVVRPREFALQERYLKNAIEATQWGFQLDQIKSQVDDPSRFSPTDREEGASTLENVRIWDSGPLLEANRQLQQLRVYYRFSNAAVDRYPLNQDSDSSQQVIVSARELDQSALPRRSKTWQNRHFIFTHGYGFTVSPVNERRDDGLPSYFIKGLGTETKIAGNPALGIERSEVEKEIPVGDAALYYGMLPSPYAVAPTDIAEFDYPEGDINVMTHYQGSGGVPIGTWLQRCSAAVYLREPRLLFTNAINADSKLLIRRDVRSRVKAIAPFIDFRGEPYLISIPDAQQGSSNRINQNSNQRQQHQYWVVEGYTHSSTLAYSAAVSPDDSDRYLRNSVKAIVDAYNGSIRFFVSEPEDPIVNAWIRGFPDLFEPMQAMPLLVRDHRRVPEDFFNVQVNQLKRYHVDDPQIFYNGDDVWQVPSEIYGGQKINVEPYHITAQVQGNNNSEFLLLQPLTPLARPNLTAWLVARNDGDHYGELELIDFPKDKIILGPEQVQALIHQDPDVSEQFGLWDQDDLELVQGNLLVLPVGSGLLYVEPVYLRTRKVGLPSLARIVVSDGRLVAMDQDLNLALDQLMKKAPPV; encoded by the coding sequence ATGAGACGCCTCCTCCTTCTGCTGCCGCTGGTTGTTGTTGCAGCCCGGATGCAGATCGAGTGGCTCTGGTTCAATCAGTTCAATTTGGCCAATGTTCTTTTAGAGCGCTGGCTTCTTCAGGTTTTGTTGGCGGGGGTGGCAATGCTGCCGTTGCTTGCAGCCCGGGCCTGGTCCAGACAATTCAGACAACAGAGGCTGACGTCCTCCCAGGGGATCAGCCTTCGTGGATGGCCATACGGAATCGCTCTGCTGATCTGCGCTGTTGTGGTGCTGATCAGTGCACTGCTGACGCTGGATCTTTTGGCGTTGGCCATCAGTGATCCATTTCAGCTGGGGGATTGGCAGTCAAACGTATGGCCTCACAGCCGGATCGGCTCAGTTGTGAAGCTCGTCCAAGTCGGAGGGATTGGCCTGGCGATGACCTGGCTGCGTTTGAGGCCTTGGTTGGGCCGGATTGTTGCTGCGTCGTGGGTTGTTGTCGTCAGCCGCACCTGGGGCATTTGGTCGCTGGCTCTCTGGATTCCTAATGAATCCACGAAAGACCCCTTGCTCGGAGCGGATTTGAGCTTCGGCTTGGGGCGTTTTGCCGGATTGCATCTGGCCCTGGACCTGCTGCTCTTGGGCGCCACGTTCACCCTCGTCTTTGAGCTCTGGAGAGTTCTGGCGAGTTCACAAGCCATCTCTGACTGGGCCAGTCCGGCCTTTTCACCGCGACAGATGCGGTTGATCCGGTTGCTTTCGGCACTTCTGCTGTTCGGAGCAGCGGGACTGGTGTGGTTATCGAGGCATCAGCTCCTGTGGACTCAACATGGTCTGGTGGCAGGAGCGGGATGGCTGCAGGCCCACATGACCCTTCCGTTGCGTGGTTTCGCCACACTGCTGCTGTTGCTGATGGGGTTGGCGCTTCTGTTGCCCTGTCAGCGACGGCTGCGTCAATTCCTTGCATTGGCCTTGGCGACGCTCGTCATGCTGGAGACGTTGGCAACACCGCTGACGCGCTGGCTCGTGGTGCGGCCCAGGGAATTTGCTTTACAGGAGCGCTATCTGAAAAATGCCATTGAGGCCACGCAATGGGGCTTCCAGTTGGACCAAATCAAGAGTCAAGTCGATGACCCCTCAAGGTTCAGCCCGACTGATCGTGAGGAAGGCGCCAGCACGCTCGAAAATGTCCGCATCTGGGACAGCGGTCCTCTGCTGGAAGCAAACCGTCAGCTGCAACAGCTGAGGGTCTACTACCGCTTTTCCAATGCAGCCGTTGACCGCTATCCGTTGAATCAAGACAGCGATTCATCCCAGCAGGTGATTGTCTCGGCCCGCGAATTGGATCAATCCGCATTGCCGCGTCGTTCCAAAACCTGGCAAAACCGCCATTTCATCTTCACCCACGGCTACGGCTTCACCGTCAGTCCGGTGAATGAACGCCGGGACGATGGTCTCCCCTCCTATTTCATCAAAGGGCTTGGCACGGAAACAAAAATCGCTGGAAATCCAGCGCTAGGTATTGAACGATCGGAGGTTGAGAAAGAAATTCCCGTCGGTGACGCGGCACTCTATTACGGGATGCTTCCTTCTCCGTATGCCGTTGCTCCGACAGATATAGCGGAATTCGATTACCCAGAAGGCGACATCAATGTGATGACGCATTATCAGGGATCGGGAGGCGTACCGATTGGAACATGGCTTCAACGTTGTTCAGCAGCTGTTTATCTTCGTGAACCTAGATTGCTGTTTACAAACGCGATCAATGCAGACTCCAAACTGCTGATCCGGCGTGATGTGCGCAGTCGCGTCAAAGCGATCGCACCCTTCATTGATTTTCGCGGAGAGCCTTACTTGATCTCAATTCCGGATGCTCAGCAGGGTTCCAGTAATAGGATTAACCAGAATTCAAATCAACGCCAGCAACATCAGTATTGGGTCGTTGAGGGTTATACCCACAGCTCGACTCTGGCCTATAGCGCAGCAGTCTCGCCAGACGATTCTGATCGATATTTAAGAAACTCGGTGAAAGCCATCGTTGACGCCTACAACGGCAGCATTCGTTTTTTCGTATCAGAGCCTGAGGATCCGATTGTAAATGCCTGGATTCGCGGCTTCCCAGATTTATTCGAACCAATGCAGGCGATGCCACTTCTTGTTCGTGATCACCGCAGAGTTCCTGAGGATTTCTTCAATGTTCAGGTGAATCAGCTCAAGCGGTATCACGTAGACGATCCTCAAATCTTCTACAACGGTGATGATGTTTGGCAGGTTCCCAGTGAAATCTATGGTGGGCAAAAAATTAACGTTGAGCCATATCACATCACAGCCCAAGTCCAAGGAAATAACAACTCCGAATTTCTTCTGCTCCAACCGCTGACCCCCCTAGCTCGTCCGAATCTCACAGCCTGGTTGGTGGCTCGAAACGACGGTGACCACTACGGTGAATTGGAACTGATCGATTTTCCTAAAGACAAAATCATCCTCGGCCCGGAGCAAGTTCAGGCGCTGATTCATCAGGATCCAGACGTGAGCGAGCAGTTCGGCCTTTGGGATCAGGACGACCTCGAGCTCGTGCAAGGCAATCTTCTTGTGCTTCCCGTTGGTTCAGGACTGTTGTATGTGGAACCGGTATATCTGCGCACCAGGAAGGTTGGGCTGCCCTCACTGGCCAGGATTGTTGTGAGTGACGGTCGGTTGGTGGCCATGGACCAAGACCTCAACCTCGCTTTGGATCAACTCATGAAAAAAGCCCCACCCGTTTGA
- a CDS encoding peroxiredoxin, with translation MTDTGCLRVGQLAPDFTATAVVDQEFKEVTLSQYRGKYVVLFFYPLDFTFVCPTEITAFSDRYADFSSKNTEVLGVSVDSQFSHLAWIQTPRNQGGLGDINYPLVADLKKEISTAYNVLDDAEGVALRGLFIIDPDGVIMHATINNLPVGRNVDETLRVLQAFQYVQSNPDEVCPANWTPGEKTMKPDPKGSKEYFSAIG, from the coding sequence ATGACCGACACCGGTTGCTTGCGTGTGGGCCAGCTGGCCCCTGATTTCACAGCCACCGCAGTGGTGGACCAGGAGTTCAAGGAAGTCACCCTGTCCCAGTATCGGGGCAAGTACGTGGTGCTGTTCTTCTATCCACTGGATTTCACCTTCGTTTGCCCGACTGAAATCACGGCTTTCAGCGACCGCTACGCCGATTTCTCCAGCAAGAACACCGAGGTTCTCGGCGTTTCCGTGGACAGCCAGTTCAGCCACCTGGCTTGGATCCAGACCCCTCGGAATCAGGGTGGCCTGGGCGATATCAACTATCCCCTCGTTGCCGACCTGAAGAAGGAAATCTCCACGGCCTACAACGTTCTCGATGACGCTGAGGGTGTTGCCCTGCGTGGTCTGTTCATCATCGACCCCGATGGTGTGATCATGCATGCCACCATTAACAACCTGCCTGTTGGCCGCAACGTGGATGAGACCCTGCGGGTTCTGCAGGCCTTCCAGTACGTGCAGTCCAACCCCGATGAGGTTTGCCCGGCCAACTGGACTCCTGGTGAAAAGACCATGAAGCCTGATCCCAAGGGTTCCAAGGAATACTTCTCCGCCATCGGCTGA
- a CDS encoding M23 family metallopeptidase translates to MRAPLALAAAVSPVLSLGLWASLPGIADNATFELAELPPLPALDPPVINAVVSKAEPTNPVWFEVVRETSLRRFAELFKLDREALAALNNVPSSHVFAKESWLSLPRSARVVAGTLSSLKRNSERQTLPVAAPPPVGTLAKIQKGDSLAAFLKRHGVTQEQLKTWNPGLELSALTVGRELQVAQASSGQSLLAVRPLRSGGAAWPEHTLLPMADQPDSLKPPIVGYQWPTKGVFTSGYGWRWGRMHKGIDIANNTGTPVVAARDGIVSYSGWSGAYGYLVEIAHSDGESTRYAHNSRLLVKKGQVVPRGARISLMGSTGRSTGPHLHFEIRRAGGAALNPLVKLPARKA, encoded by the coding sequence ATGCGCGCACCGCTTGCTCTGGCAGCTGCTGTAAGCCCTGTGCTGTCCTTGGGTTTGTGGGCTTCTCTGCCCGGAATTGCCGATAACGCCACCTTTGAGCTTGCTGAGTTGCCTCCGCTGCCAGCTCTTGATCCTCCGGTAATCAACGCTGTTGTAAGCAAAGCCGAACCAACAAATCCGGTTTGGTTCGAGGTTGTTCGCGAAACGTCGCTGAGGCGTTTTGCTGAACTGTTCAAACTTGATCGTGAGGCTCTGGCCGCGTTGAACAACGTGCCTTCCTCCCACGTTTTCGCGAAAGAGAGTTGGCTTTCCCTGCCTCGTTCTGCCCGGGTTGTTGCTGGGACGTTGTCGTCACTCAAGCGGAACAGTGAGCGTCAGACGCTTCCAGTGGCCGCCCCGCCACCGGTCGGCACCCTTGCGAAAATCCAGAAAGGTGATTCCCTGGCTGCCTTCCTCAAGCGCCACGGCGTCACCCAAGAGCAGCTCAAGACCTGGAATCCAGGGCTTGAACTCAGTGCTCTGACGGTTGGTCGGGAACTTCAAGTCGCCCAGGCTTCTTCCGGCCAGTCCCTGCTTGCTGTTCGTCCGCTCCGAAGTGGAGGTGCTGCTTGGCCAGAGCACACGCTTCTCCCGATGGCGGATCAACCCGACAGCCTCAAACCACCGATCGTGGGTTATCAATGGCCAACAAAGGGTGTTTTTACCTCTGGTTATGGATGGCGTTGGGGTCGGATGCACAAAGGGATTGATATCGCCAACAACACCGGAACACCTGTCGTTGCAGCACGAGATGGGATTGTCTCCTATTCCGGCTGGAGCGGTGCCTACGGATACCTGGTTGAAATTGCTCACAGTGATGGTGAATCCACGCGTTATGCCCACAACAGCCGCCTTCTGGTCAAAAAAGGACAAGTTGTTCCTCGCGGGGCTCGCATTTCACTGATGGGAAGCACCGGACGTAGCACCGGACCTCACCTTCACTTCGAAATCCGTCGAGCCGGTGGCGCAGCACTCAATCCCTTGGTCAAGCTGCCGGCACGAAAGGCCTGA
- a CDS encoding tRNA (cytidine(34)-2'-O)-methyltransferase — MTEISPLRIALFEPQIPPNTGNIARTSAAFRIPLTLIEPLGFKVDDRSVRRAGLDYWPHVQLSIASNFPEFQAGLRPGQRLIGCSRRGGSSLTSFTFQRGDVLLFGREDTGLPESVRDACDSILTIPMPGAADDAGQGGVRSLNLSVACALVTYVAGQQLQLW; from the coding sequence ATGACTGAGATCTCACCCCTGCGGATCGCCCTGTTCGAGCCCCAGATTCCACCGAACACCGGCAATATCGCTCGCACCTCGGCGGCCTTCAGGATTCCGTTAACCCTGATTGAGCCCCTTGGCTTCAAGGTGGATGATCGCAGCGTGCGCCGTGCCGGCCTCGATTACTGGCCCCATGTGCAGCTCTCGATTGCTTCGAACTTCCCTGAGTTTCAAGCCGGGCTTCGTCCAGGGCAGAGGTTGATCGGCTGCAGCCGTCGCGGTGGCTCCTCGCTGACTTCGTTCACGTTCCAACGCGGCGATGTGCTGCTGTTTGGCCGGGAAGACACGGGGCTTCCGGAATCGGTACGCGATGCCTGCGACAGCATCCTCACGATCCCCATGCCTGGAGCAGCTGATGACGCTGGCCAGGGAGGCGTGCGCAGCCTCAACCTTTCTGTGGCCTGCGCTCTGGTCACCTATGTGGCTGGTCAGCAGTTGCAGTTGTGGTGA
- the cobU gene encoding bifunctional adenosylcobinamide kinase/adenosylcobinamide-phosphate guanylyltransferase, with product MVVGDSTVHLEPAGACQTSRLILVSGPARSGKSRWAEHLLHHHPVVTYIATAATRPDDRDWQMRLEAHRKRRPDHWSVAESGAALVNFIDNLAPGQSVLIDALGGFVAHHLELTASDWDQLCERLIASIRSSHCTFVLVIEETGWGVVPPTRIGGLFRDRLGSLAQALDRVADGAWLVLQGRALNLHALGHEVP from the coding sequence ATGGTGGTGGGTGATTCCACGGTCCATTTGGAGCCCGCCGGTGCATGCCAAACCAGCCGCTTGATTCTCGTGAGCGGCCCGGCCCGCAGCGGAAAGAGCCGGTGGGCTGAGCATCTCTTGCATCATCATCCTGTTGTGACCTACATCGCCACGGCCGCCACCCGGCCGGATGACCGTGATTGGCAGATGCGACTGGAGGCCCACCGGAAGCGTCGACCCGACCACTGGAGTGTGGCTGAATCTGGAGCCGCGCTGGTGAACTTCATCGACAACCTGGCTCCGGGGCAATCTGTCCTGATTGACGCACTCGGTGGCTTTGTTGCCCACCACCTTGAACTCACTGCATCGGACTGGGATCAGCTCTGTGAACGACTGATCGCATCGATCAGGTCATCCCACTGCACGTTTGTTCTGGTGATCGAAGAGACAGGATGGGGGGTTGTTCCCCCAACACGCATTGGTGGATTGTTCCGGGATCGTCTCGGAAGTCTGGCCCAAGCGCTGGATCGCGTCGCCGACGGCGCCTGGCTCGTTCTCCAAGGTCGCGCTCTGAACCTTCATGCCCTTGGCCATGAGGTGCCATGA
- the pxcA gene encoding proton extrusion protein PcxA — protein sequence MSRRNWINLFSTSQSVELSGDLERGYDAALLIQSLELEYYGDRQIRPELKLSVPRSVQATILRRFKTALSICRSSAAKLSDQRGQLDSQELRQLQLIESIVSRYGSRRSTSSPSISRSPDALPRSLLGVFDSIRLQLDPSTEDSVVAGFRRRRDTTLISLRVLLLLVLVPLLVSQISGTYLISPAVNQFSPELPFLSYPKPLLEEKAAKKLRLYKQELEFDAFLKGVEPLDDAELRNKLTEKATELKHDADEESLKAIKNVFADLAGLIAFAVVCLMSRDELRVLRGFVDEAVYGLSDSAKAFAIILFTDIFVGYHSPEGWSVLLDGVADHFGLPSSQSFVNLFIATFPVVLATIFKYWIFRYLNRVSPSSVATLKGMNGGG from the coding sequence ATGAGCCGCCGTAACTGGATCAACCTGTTCAGCACCAGTCAATCCGTTGAACTGTCTGGTGATCTTGAGCGTGGTTACGACGCGGCTCTGCTGATTCAAAGCCTTGAACTCGAGTATTACGGCGACCGACAGATCCGTCCGGAGCTCAAACTCTCCGTTCCTCGCTCGGTGCAGGCAACGATTCTGCGCCGCTTCAAAACCGCTCTGTCCATCTGCCGTAGTTCAGCAGCCAAACTCTCAGATCAGAGAGGTCAGCTGGATTCTCAGGAGCTGCGTCAACTCCAACTGATCGAATCCATCGTCAGCCGCTACGGATCCAGACGATCCACCAGTTCGCCTTCAATCAGCCGTTCACCGGATGCCTTGCCCCGCTCACTCCTGGGTGTCTTTGACAGCATTCGACTTCAGCTAGACCCCTCTACAGAAGACAGTGTCGTCGCCGGTTTTCGCCGCCGTCGTGACACAACGCTGATCTCACTGAGGGTGTTGTTGCTTTTGGTCCTGGTCCCTTTGTTGGTGTCGCAAATCTCGGGGACTTATCTGATTTCCCCTGCGGTGAATCAGTTCTCACCCGAATTGCCCTTCTTGAGTTATCCCAAGCCGCTACTGGAAGAAAAAGCAGCAAAGAAGCTTCGTTTATACAAACAGGAGCTTGAGTTTGATGCCTTTCTCAAGGGTGTGGAACCCCTCGATGATGCAGAACTGCGCAACAAGCTCACGGAAAAAGCGACCGAGCTCAAGCACGATGCCGATGAGGAAAGTCTCAAAGCAATCAAAAACGTCTTTGCGGATTTGGCAGGCCTGATCGCCTTTGCTGTGGTCTGTTTGATGAGCCGTGATGAACTGCGGGTTCTTCGAGGATTCGTGGATGAAGCTGTCTACGGGCTGAGTGATTCCGCCAAGGCCTTCGCCATCATCTTGTTCACAGACATCTTTGTGGGTTACCACAGCCCCGAAGGATGGTCGGTGCTGCTGGATGGAGTTGCTGACCATTTCGGCCTTCCCTCCAGCCAGAGTTTCGTCAATCTCTTCATCGCAACATTCCCCGTGGTGTTGGCGACGATTTTCAAGTACTGGATTTTCAGATATCTCAACCGTGTATCTCCATCGTCCGTCGCAACGTTGAAGGGGATGAATGGTGGTGGGTGA
- the psb32 gene encoding photosystem II repair protein Psb32 has translation MSRSVRRLLASLLSFGICLLLWAPASLAISPAALGGSLPDALVIDDADVLSRASRGELEAKLRSFEDQRVDARLITLRRLDYGISLNSFGEDLLETWSSPSSNPLLLMLIETSNKRSAVVANQELEAQLPSSLLKSTARTTMTVPLRDGDRYRQASVDGLTRLSTVLSGGEDPGPPKEIERVTLPTNIPTKAETAESDATKWVIILLVLGTIIPMATWWVFSR, from the coding sequence ATGTCCCGTTCCGTCCGACGCCTGTTGGCCAGCCTGCTCAGTTTCGGGATCTGCCTTCTTCTCTGGGCCCCTGCCAGCCTGGCGATCTCCCCTGCTGCTCTGGGTGGAAGCCTGCCGGATGCACTGGTGATCGACGATGCGGACGTGCTCAGCCGCGCCAGCCGTGGTGAATTGGAAGCGAAATTGCGCAGTTTTGAGGATCAACGGGTGGATGCCCGATTGATCACACTGCGGCGTCTGGATTACGGCATCAGCTTGAACAGCTTCGGCGAGGATCTCCTTGAGACCTGGAGCTCACCCAGCAGTAATCCTTTGCTGTTGATGCTGATCGAGACCTCGAACAAGCGATCCGCCGTGGTTGCCAATCAGGAGCTCGAAGCACAGCTGCCGTCCAGCCTGCTCAAAAGCACAGCTCGTACAACGATGACTGTCCCTCTTCGGGATGGAGATCGTTACCGCCAGGCCTCTGTTGATGGGCTGACTCGCCTTTCAACCGTTCTTTCAGGTGGGGAAGATCCCGGCCCCCCGAAGGAGATCGAACGGGTCACTCTTCCTACAAACATCCCCACCAAGGCTGAAACGGCTGAAAGCGATGCCACCAAGTGGGTGATCATTCTGCTGGTGCTTGGCACCATCATTCCGATGGCCACCTGGTGGGTGTTCTCCCGCTGA
- a CDS encoding tellurite resistance TerB family protein, translating into MTTPEAFAAIALAAVACDGKLGRDEAHALRCQLEYRSLYSDSSEAAMGELFDRLLQLLREQGVQGLISSALPQLNQNQQQSALAVAAHLVHADRKITAEETDLLDQLTRQMTMPDNDARMVVEAIAALNRDMLDS; encoded by the coding sequence ATGACGACCCCCGAGGCTTTTGCCGCCATTGCCCTTGCCGCCGTTGCTTGTGACGGAAAGCTTGGGCGGGATGAAGCCCATGCCCTGCGCTGTCAGCTGGAGTACCGATCGCTGTACAGCGACAGCTCTGAAGCAGCGATGGGTGAATTATTTGATCGTTTGCTGCAACTGTTGCGGGAGCAGGGTGTTCAAGGCTTGATCAGCTCCGCCTTGCCGCAACTCAATCAAAACCAGCAGCAGTCGGCCCTGGCGGTGGCAGCACATCTTGTGCATGCCGACCGCAAGATCACAGCGGAGGAGACCGACCTCCTGGACCAGCTCACCCGTCAGATGACGATGCCCGACAACGATGCCCGCATGGTTGTCGAGGCAATTGCGGCGTTAAACCGCGACATGCTGGACAGCTGA
- a CDS encoding cofactor assembly of complex C subunit B, which translates to MPGPARAVLICALLLLGLTVTNAGVAETVTPELQRAEVLAGMASVGLMLVAVLWTRANPRSAEKVPLKGEQGLVMMDQYNAVQKQELAWGSHMLLTATPAASVLVLWRDQIVLRRGLISQEPFEPGAITKRAMERDQTISLVNTTLFPGRAEFDAMLPSLPAIVVCPMGNEGAVIVGGWSPRCFTRSDERWLEGWSQRLRTTLGDDVVSPVPPDSI; encoded by the coding sequence ATGCCAGGTCCCGCCCGTGCCGTTCTGATCTGCGCGCTCCTGTTGCTGGGTCTGACCGTGACCAATGCGGGCGTGGCGGAGACCGTGACTCCCGAGCTGCAAAGGGCAGAGGTGCTGGCAGGAATGGCATCAGTTGGGCTGATGCTTGTGGCGGTGCTCTGGACACGGGCCAATCCCAGATCAGCGGAGAAGGTTCCGTTGAAGGGAGAACAGGGACTCGTGATGATGGATCAGTACAACGCGGTTCAGAAACAGGAGCTGGCTTGGGGCAGCCACATGCTGCTGACAGCGACGCCAGCGGCTTCCGTGCTGGTGCTCTGGCGGGATCAGATTGTGCTGCGTCGCGGCTTGATCAGTCAGGAACCATTCGAGCCAGGGGCGATCACCAAGCGGGCCATGGAGCGTGATCAAACCATCTCCCTGGTGAACACCACACTCTTTCCGGGACGGGCGGAATTCGACGCAATGTTACCGTCACTCCCTGCCATTGTTGTATGCCCCATGGGAAACGAGGGGGCCGTGATCGTGGGGGGCTGGTCGCCCCGATGTTTCACCCGTTCGGATGAACGATGGCTGGAGGGCTGGTCACAGCGCCTCAGAACGACACTCGGGGACGACGTGGTTTCTCCTGTGCCGCCGGACTCAATTTGA
- the lptC gene encoding LPS export ABC transporter periplasmic protein LptC, translated as MNRSEQSMLGRLSRCGLTAALLASALMAACSPRRLMAVAPTPSFVFRSLDLSQRADNGDRDWDLTSPEARYDLSSRTIRARRPEGLLYQNDQPRYRITADLATVLRDGELVVLEGSVQLRQLNQRGLTIEGDNLIWTPSQSRMVINQRPKANDGQTQIRSRELTFQQDSEVLVFSGPTQLNRVDQTSAASTVVRGGSGSWNLKSGLMQAPGPVEASRTDGRTLSASGLNGNTREGYLDLQQPVTLELEGDRGRITAGRTRWLFSEKQLQSDQPVQADLKNSNVQGTGFKLDERTGTVIISSGCRMQQKTAFLTARRCAWNWRRERVVADGDVVLRRTNPEQITRASRMEAKISEDGEIRFGQSGARVESTIKLSPAAQEKPRRPRVSF; from the coding sequence ATGAACCGCTCTGAACAAAGCATGCTGGGTCGCTTGTCGCGTTGTGGTCTGACAGCAGCCCTTCTGGCGAGTGCATTGATGGCTGCTTGCAGTCCCCGCAGATTGATGGCGGTTGCACCGACGCCGTCCTTTGTGTTCCGATCGCTGGATCTGAGTCAGCGTGCCGACAACGGAGATCGTGACTGGGATCTAACCAGCCCCGAGGCGCGTTACGACCTCAGCAGTCGAACCATCCGTGCGCGACGTCCCGAAGGCCTCCTCTATCAAAACGATCAACCCAGATACAGAATTACGGCCGATCTTGCCACGGTGTTGCGGGATGGTGAGCTCGTTGTGCTGGAAGGGTCGGTTCAGCTGCGGCAGTTAAACCAACGGGGGCTGACGATCGAGGGAGACAATCTGATTTGGACGCCATCGCAATCGCGGATGGTGATCAATCAACGGCCCAAGGCCAATGATGGCCAGACGCAAATTCGCTCCCGCGAGCTGACGTTTCAGCAGGACAGCGAGGTGCTTGTGTTCAGCGGCCCAACCCAGCTGAACCGTGTTGATCAAACAAGTGCTGCTTCCACTGTGGTGCGGGGTGGCAGCGGGAGCTGGAATCTGAAGAGCGGTTTGATGCAGGCGCCTGGGCCGGTGGAGGCCTCCCGCACTGATGGCCGCACGCTCAGCGCCTCTGGGCTGAATGGCAACACCCGCGAAGGATACCTCGACTTACAACAACCGGTCACGCTTGAGCTCGAAGGCGACCGAGGCCGTATCACTGCCGGTCGGACGCGCTGGTTGTTTTCAGAGAAGCAACTGCAATCCGATCAACCCGTTCAGGCCGATCTGAAAAACAGCAACGTGCAGGGCACAGGGTTCAAGCTTGATGAGCGCACTGGCACCGTGATTATTTCCAGTGGCTGCCGAATGCAGCAGAAGACGGCATTTTTGACAGCCCGGCGTTGTGCCTGGAACTGGCGCCGTGAACGGGTTGTGGCCGATGGGGATGTGGTTCTTCGGCGGACGAACCCCGAGCAGATCACACGGGCCTCACGCATGGAGGCCAAGATCTCTGAGGACGGTGAGATTCGCTTCGGCCAATCCGGAGCACGGGTTGAATCCACGATCAAATTGAGTCCGGCGGCACAGGAGAAACCACGTCGTCCCCGAGTGTCGTTCTGA